Below is a genomic region from Caldisericota bacterium.
CACCATAAATTATAATCTTTCATTATTTTATTAATTATTTCTTCTTCAGTAACTTTGTTTATTTGAAAAGCATTCTTTCCAATATAATTAATAGAAGTACCTAAATTCCATATCTCTTTTCCATCGATAATAATATACCGATCATGAAATCCTTCTGATTTCCTTGCATCAATATTTTTTCTTACATTTTTTAAATCATTTAATAATTCTTTAAATATTTTCTTTATTTGAGAGGTAACTAATTTAATATCTATTTCCTCATCAATTAAATCGATATAATTAAAAATGATATCATCAAGATAAGGATCAATAATTACTATTGATTTATTTGCACTTCTCATAATTTTTATTACCATCCTCTTTGCTTCATAAAATTTACCTTGTGAGTAATAGTAATTATTCTGCTTAGAAGTATACTCCTCTAGCGTTTCCGGATCACATATTTTTAATAGATCTTTAACAATGTACTGCCAATTAAATAAACGACGGTAATTAGAACTGTTTTCGGTTACAAAAGTTGTTTTTTCTTCTTTCCACCATTTATCATCTTTTTCTTCCCTAAGGCGTAAATATCTCCGATGTGGAATAGAATCCTTTATAAATAAGCTATCAAATTCTTTTCTAATTTTTATAACAAGTTCTTTTACTTCTTCATTTTTTAAATAGCCGTTGCTCGCAAGTGAAATCTTTTTATCAATTTCTTTTAAAATACTTTCTAGCTTGTTAATCATGTCACTTCTTTTTTTATCCATACTGAACTCCTTAATAAATACTTTTAACTCTATTTATTTTCCATGGTTTCGATATTTTCAAGAAATTTTATATATTCTTCTGGTAAATCCCAAAATTTCGCCCCGGTTACAATCAGATTTTTATAATCTTTATTGGGTTTATATTTTCCAAATTCCCTATCGATTACTTCATATGTATACACGGTCATAGGTTGATCTTTTTTGCCTTCAAGGTAAACCATTTTTTCAACCCTTTTATATGCATTTTTAACTCTATTTGGATTGTATCCTTCACATCTATCTAATTTCCCAAGATCCTCCTCATCGAATTGAAATATCGCTCCCCAAACATCTTTATTCTCATCCTTAACAATATCAGCAACTCCGCAACCACGATTAACTGATTTTCTTGTGAAGTCTAATCTGTAATTTTCCAACTTTGCTATTCCATAAAAAGATGATGACGGAACTCTTTTTTTTATTTGTTCCCAATTTAAATTTGAACCATAAGCAAAATAAAGCAAAAAAACCTCCCGAGAATATTATATTCTCTATTAAAAATTTAATAAGTATTTAACTTTAATAAATTAATTTTTTTTATAACTTTTATAGTCGGGCTTTTAATTCTTCAATTTCCTCCTTAAAATCAGGAGCACTTTTGTAATCAAAAATAAACACGCGGTAACCATTCCCTTTAAGCCATCTTCTTTTTTCTTTATCCTCTAGCTTGGTGTTTTCTTTTTCATGTTCAGGTCCATCAACAAAAATACATAAACCTTTAGAGCCCAATCCTTTATAGAAAAAATCGGGTTTTACTTTTGGAACATCATTATCGTAAATAATTTTTTGGACATCATCAGGTAGTTTGATTCCCGCTTTATAAATTAGATCTAAAATATTTTTTTCTAATTTTGAGTCACATCTTATTTTTAATTCTTCTAGTCTTTCTGGATTTTCGTTAATATTAACTTTTATAAATTCTAATTTTTGTTTGTTATCATACAATATTTTCAAATAGGGCAAGATTACTTTTCTATCAAGAAATTGATGATCACGTTGATTAAAAAAGGAACATAAACAATCATA
It encodes:
- a CDS encoding gamma-glutamylcyclotransferase family protein; the encoded protein is MLYFAYGSNLNWEQIKKRVPSSSFYGIAKLENYRLDFTRKSVNRGCGVADIVKDENKDVWGAIFQFDEEDLGKLDRCEGYNPNRVKNAYKRVEKMVYLEGKKDQPMTVYTYEVIDREFGKYKPNKDYKNLIVTGAKFWDLPEEYIKFLENIETMENK